From the Rhodococcus sp. NBC_00297 genome, one window contains:
- a CDS encoding oxidoreductase, with amino-acid sequence MNDHFPHLFSPIRIGGLTLKNRLVALPAGTSMAVDGVPTHGDTEHVERLAAGGVGLIIGGATVVHPTTTLRSRKLIEAYRVEVIPSTAAKVSAAHRHDARFIGQLCHLGREFIGGESDAPPSAPSAIKTARDAYPPHELSVAEIEDIVEGWRTSTRNLVRAGVDGVELHAAHGYLPAQFMSPLTNRRTDDFGGSFDGRMRFTRMVIEAMRSEMPAGLVLGVRLSGEEEIPGGMSIDDCVRIAENVAAVGVDYFSITHGTRGKYVKDSTGADAVAIPSAARVRSATGTPTLVGQRIRDAGVADHAIKTGQVDMVGMARALIADPELPNKSRTGRLDEIRGCLGVNQDCRAFDPHLHCAVNAEIGRGRHVDVGRRARATKDVVVIGGGPAGLEAARVAAGRGHRVTVFEKSGALGGSVRVAASAPHRATLIDIVDYLEREMRRLKVEVHLSAGIGQDDLDEIRSASDHIVVATGSRPADVTPSLRTRTAYSVDDVLLGRVSADAGRVVVFDDGDGFWPAYSAAEALVQRGWEVTVATTLTALASRIPTESAGPLLDRLGDAGVDVKVAHALHVPDDPADPVTLRPIFGAGDLPYEDAAIVWHQPRVALSSFGLDSSSTVSVIGDCVTPRRIGHAIAEGYRTGAEL; translated from the coding sequence ATGAACGACCACTTTCCCCACCTCTTCTCACCGATCCGGATCGGCGGACTCACGCTGAAGAACCGACTGGTCGCGCTCCCGGCGGGCACGTCGATGGCGGTCGACGGTGTGCCCACCCACGGGGACACCGAGCACGTCGAGCGTCTGGCCGCGGGTGGAGTGGGCTTGATCATCGGGGGTGCCACGGTCGTGCACCCGACGACGACGCTGCGATCGCGCAAGCTGATCGAGGCCTACCGGGTCGAGGTCATTCCGAGCACAGCGGCCAAAGTGTCTGCGGCGCATCGACACGACGCACGATTCATCGGCCAACTCTGCCATCTCGGACGTGAATTCATCGGCGGCGAATCGGATGCGCCACCCTCCGCGCCCTCGGCGATCAAGACCGCGCGCGACGCCTACCCACCCCACGAACTGTCGGTCGCGGAGATCGAGGACATCGTCGAGGGATGGCGCACCTCGACGCGAAACCTGGTGCGAGCAGGCGTCGACGGGGTGGAGCTCCATGCTGCGCACGGGTACCTCCCCGCTCAGTTCATGTCCCCGCTCACGAACCGACGGACGGACGATTTCGGCGGCTCGTTCGACGGCCGAATGCGCTTCACCCGTATGGTGATCGAGGCGATGCGGTCGGAGATGCCCGCGGGGCTCGTGCTCGGAGTGAGGTTGAGCGGGGAGGAGGAGATCCCCGGCGGAATGTCGATCGACGACTGCGTTCGCATCGCCGAGAACGTGGCCGCGGTCGGCGTCGACTACTTCAGCATCACCCACGGCACCCGCGGGAAGTACGTCAAGGATTCCACCGGCGCGGACGCGGTCGCGATCCCGTCGGCTGCGAGGGTCCGATCGGCGACCGGGACACCGACTCTCGTCGGACAGCGGATTCGCGATGCGGGCGTTGCGGACCACGCCATCAAGACCGGACAGGTGGACATGGTCGGCATGGCGCGGGCGCTGATCGCGGACCCCGAACTGCCGAACAAGTCCCGAACCGGTCGCCTCGACGAGATACGCGGCTGCCTCGGCGTCAACCAGGACTGCAGGGCCTTCGACCCGCATCTGCACTGCGCGGTCAATGCCGAGATCGGGCGCGGTCGACACGTCGACGTCGGTCGACGAGCCCGCGCGACGAAGGACGTCGTCGTGATCGGCGGCGGCCCCGCCGGTCTCGAAGCCGCTCGCGTGGCCGCAGGGAGGGGCCACCGAGTCACGGTGTTCGAGAAGAGCGGTGCCCTCGGCGGATCTGTGCGGGTGGCTGCCTCGGCACCCCATCGCGCGACACTCATCGACATCGTCGACTATCTGGAACGGGAGATGCGTCGGCTGAAGGTCGAGGTTCACCTGTCGGCCGGAATCGGCCAGGACGATCTGGACGAGATTCGCTCTGCGTCGGACCACATCGTGGTGGCGACCGGATCGCGTCCCGCGGACGTGACCCCGTCCCTCCGGACGCGGACCGCCTACAGCGTCGACGACGTTCTGCTCGGCCGCGTCTCGGCCGATGCGGGCAGGGTGGTGGTGTTCGACGACGGTGACGGCTTCTGGCCGGCGTACAGCGCAGCCGAAGCACTCGTGCAGCGTGGCTGGGAGGTCACCGTGGCCACGACGCTCACGGCTCTCGCGTCCCGAATCCCCACCGAGAGTGCAGGACCGCTGCTCGATCGACTGGGTGACGCAGGGGTCGACGTCAAGGTCGCGCATGCCCTTCACGTTCCCGACGACCCGGCAGATCCGGTGACCTTGCGCCCGATCTTCGGGGCCGGCGACCTGCCCTACGAGGACGCCGCCATCGTGTGGCACCAGCCGCGAGTGGCACTGTCGTCGTTCGGACTGGACTCGAGCTCCACCGTCAGCGTCATCGGAGATTGCGTCACACCACGGCGCATCGGTCACGCGATCGCAGAGGGATATCGAACAGGCGCAGAACTCTAG
- a CDS encoding alpha/beta fold hydrolase gives MSFVLVHGAGMGASCWDRLVPRLTGRVVAVDLPGRGERADIDLRTVTLEDCADAIVADVEREDVTDIVLVAHSFAGVSVPRVLDRLQDRVRHVVFLAAVVPTDGTAVIDGIDPAVRDIVKASIVGGRYVQGPEGAQAMLCNDMDDEQTAWTLEQLVDDSGALLTETVDLSGLQVDVPRTYIRTARDMCYPPALQEASSALVRAGAGSGHVVHMDSGHMPMISAPDRLATLLDSLSAD, from the coding sequence ATGTCGTTCGTACTCGTGCACGGTGCCGGAATGGGCGCGTCGTGTTGGGACCGCCTCGTACCGCGTTTGACCGGTCGCGTGGTCGCGGTCGACCTTCCCGGCCGCGGTGAACGCGCAGACATCGACCTGCGCACCGTCACACTGGAGGACTGCGCCGACGCGATCGTCGCGGACGTGGAGCGGGAGGATGTCACCGACATCGTGCTGGTGGCCCACTCGTTCGCCGGAGTGTCGGTTCCTCGCGTTCTCGACAGGCTGCAGGACCGTGTCCGGCACGTCGTCTTCCTGGCCGCGGTAGTCCCGACGGACGGAACGGCGGTGATCGACGGGATCGATCCTGCGGTTCGCGACATCGTGAAGGCGTCCATCGTGGGCGGCAGATACGTCCAGGGCCCCGAGGGGGCACAGGCCATGTTGTGCAACGACATGGACGACGAACAGACCGCGTGGACTCTCGAGCAGCTCGTCGACGACTCCGGCGCGCTGCTCACCGAGACCGTCGATCTCTCCGGCCTCCAGGTCGACGTCCCCCGCACCTACATCCGGACGGCGAGGGACATGTGCTATCCACCAGCACTGCAGGAAGCCTCGTCCGCACTGGTCCGCGCCGGAGCCGGGTCGGGGCACGTCGTGCACATGGACTCCGGACACATGCCGATGATCAGCGCCCCCGACCGCCTCGCAACGCTGCTCGACTCCCTCTCCGCCGACTGA
- a CDS encoding NADP-dependent oxidoreductase, whose protein sequence is MTGVISTRHVVLRSWPNGALTSGDLEVVEAPVPELRSGDVLVRNTWLSIDPSIRIRLSRQTPGGYLPPFAPGQALEGLALGVVERSESSAFAVGDIVTHTLGFREYALISADTATIGGYGSPTVVRPGGLPEQWFLGPLGSSGLTAYAGMIGILDVGPADTVWVSSAAGAVGGLAAGLAVARGATVIGSAGSAAKVAHLRASGLADAFDHHESLPAAVAAAAPDGIDAYFDCVGGDHLTAAIDALRPNGRIAMCGQMSQYDAADAPSLPGNLFQFVSKNLSMRGYRAGSFLHLEADMRAEITSLIDAGRLGYDEWVFDGLDSAPAALVSMLAGENIGKTLVRLG, encoded by the coding sequence ATGACCGGGGTGATCTCGACCCGTCACGTCGTGTTGCGCTCGTGGCCGAACGGCGCACTGACGAGTGGTGACCTCGAGGTGGTGGAGGCGCCGGTGCCCGAGCTCCGTTCCGGCGACGTGCTCGTCCGCAACACGTGGCTCTCGATCGATCCGTCGATCCGCATCCGGCTGTCGAGGCAGACGCCGGGAGGCTATCTGCCGCCCTTCGCGCCGGGGCAGGCACTGGAAGGTCTCGCTCTCGGCGTCGTCGAACGATCGGAGAGCTCCGCTTTCGCTGTCGGTGACATCGTCACTCACACACTGGGTTTCCGTGAGTACGCCCTCATCTCGGCCGACACCGCGACGATCGGCGGCTACGGGTCGCCCACCGTCGTCCGTCCGGGCGGTCTGCCCGAACAGTGGTTCCTCGGGCCCCTGGGCAGTTCCGGTCTCACCGCGTACGCGGGGATGATCGGCATCCTCGACGTGGGGCCCGCGGACACGGTCTGGGTGTCGTCCGCTGCCGGTGCGGTCGGTGGGCTCGCGGCGGGACTCGCGGTGGCACGAGGGGCCACCGTCATCGGATCGGCAGGGTCAGCGGCCAAGGTGGCCCATCTGCGAGCGTCCGGCCTGGCGGACGCCTTCGATCATCACGAATCGCTGCCCGCGGCGGTGGCCGCCGCGGCGCCGGACGGCATCGACGCGTACTTCGACTGTGTCGGCGGTGATCACCTGACTGCAGCGATCGACGCACTTCGACCGAACGGACGTATCGCGATGTGCGGCCAGATGTCCCAGTACGACGCGGCCGACGCGCCGAGTCTTCCCGGCAACCTGTTCCAGTTCGTGTCGAAGAATCTGTCGATGCGGGGGTACCGGGCCGGATCGTTCCTGCACCTCGAAGCCGACATGCGCGCGGAGATCACCTCCCTCATCGACGCGGGCCGTCTCGGGTACGACGAATGGGTATTCGACGGACTCGATTCGGCCCCGGCCGCACTGGTCTCGATGCTGGCAGGGGAGAACATAGGTAAGACGCTCGTCCGACTGGGATGA
- a CDS encoding helix-turn-helix domain-containing protein, which translates to MTDTRSGGIELGPVSLRVLDEFASCGRGPLPSTTAVARALHISEPHLRRLLAGESTTLGALRARHDAARAVEALRRGEALDIVSARLGYSEPRAFRRAFRRWTGMTPSAVGAA; encoded by the coding sequence ATGACCGACACGCGATCCGGAGGGATCGAACTCGGACCGGTATCACTCAGGGTGCTCGACGAGTTCGCATCCTGTGGCCGCGGACCCCTGCCGAGCACCACCGCGGTGGCCCGTGCTCTCCACATCAGCGAGCCGCACCTACGGCGCCTGCTCGCCGGTGAATCGACCACGCTGGGCGCTCTGCGTGCTCGACACGACGCCGCGCGTGCGGTGGAGGCACTGCGGCGCGGCGAGGCCCTGGACATCGTGTCGGCCCGATTGGGCTACTCGGAACCACGGGCGTTCCGGCGCGCCTTCCGCCGGTGGACCGGGATGACGCCGAGCGCGGTCGGTGCGGCATGA
- a CDS encoding DUF1254 domain-containing protein has protein sequence MTAPDCSDGGDELFRDARALQIWGFPLVFAQRLRLRFTSPLEPDVDRPLTSAGAALNTMGHQRRLSDPTLTAGVAPNVDTLYSLAFVDLDVGSFTLRMPDLGDRYYCIQLGEADSTTIAVQGQRTHGSRLPTLHIVRSGSEVVMADDELLVACRTRHVMVAVRILVRPDDAEDLRRVIAVQDAIVLDGPRAPGAACDAATRTLVLRERDDELRDPEAFLDSLDHAVAGVAAADVPPAVRESLARLRRALHAGEQFTRARSQFAAGLSDGLDAIADRVRSLGRTTNGWSVNELGTDFGDDHLLRAAVALSQIYVNPADEALYPVCEVDDGGRPLSGAHSYDITFAAGEAPPARFFWSLTVYHKRGLLCENSIGRYAITDRTPGVTVAHDGSLTVRLASTPPAEGTSNWLPTPSGDFRLMLRLYGPSDRAWSPPVVRRTPARSSRTVGDR, from the coding sequence GTGACTGCACCCGACTGCTCGGATGGTGGCGACGAGCTGTTCCGCGACGCGCGCGCGCTGCAGATCTGGGGATTTCCGCTCGTCTTCGCTCAGCGACTGCGTCTCCGGTTCACATCCCCGCTGGAGCCTGACGTGGACCGGCCGCTCACATCGGCGGGTGCAGCGCTGAACACGATGGGCCATCAGCGCAGGTTGTCCGATCCCACCCTCACCGCAGGAGTGGCTCCCAACGTGGACACGCTCTACTCACTGGCCTTCGTCGACCTCGATGTCGGGTCGTTCACGCTTCGAATGCCCGATCTCGGTGACCGCTACTACTGCATTCAGCTAGGTGAGGCCGACTCGACGACCATCGCGGTACAGGGTCAGCGGACACACGGGAGCCGTTTGCCGACACTGCATATCGTCCGCTCGGGCAGCGAGGTGGTCATGGCGGACGACGAACTACTGGTGGCCTGCCGAACACGTCATGTCATGGTTGCAGTGCGCATCCTGGTGCGACCGGACGATGCCGAGGATCTCCGGCGAGTGATCGCCGTGCAGGACGCCATCGTGCTGGACGGGCCGCGTGCGCCCGGAGCTGCGTGCGACGCTGCCACCCGCACGCTCGTCCTCCGTGAACGCGATGACGAACTACGCGATCCGGAAGCCTTTCTCGACTCGCTGGACCACGCCGTCGCCGGTGTCGCGGCGGCGGACGTGCCACCCGCGGTCCGCGAGAGCTTGGCGCGACTGCGTAGAGCGCTGCACGCAGGGGAACAGTTCACGCGAGCACGTTCGCAGTTCGCAGCAGGGTTGTCCGACGGCCTGGATGCGATCGCCGACCGGGTGAGGTCGCTGGGCCGGACGACGAACGGCTGGTCGGTCAACGAACTCGGCACGGATTTCGGCGACGACCATCTTCTGCGCGCGGCCGTCGCGTTGTCTCAGATCTACGTCAACCCGGCGGACGAGGCGCTGTACCCGGTGTGTGAGGTGGACGACGGTGGGCGCCCCTTGTCGGGTGCGCATTCCTACGACATCACTTTCGCTGCCGGCGAGGCGCCGCCGGCGCGCTTCTTCTGGTCCCTCACCGTCTACCACAAGCGAGGACTGCTGTGCGAGAACTCGATCGGCCGATATGCAATCACCGACCGGACGCCCGGCGTGACGGTGGCGCACGACGGATCCCTGACCGTTCGACTCGCGTCGACCCCGCCCGCGGAAGGGACGAGCAACTGGCTCCCGACTCCGTCCGGAGACTTCCGGTTGATGCTGCGGCTGTACGGACCCTCGGACCGGGCGTGGAGCCCGCCAGTCGTGCGGCGGACGCCCGCCAGGTCGTCTCGGACCGTGGGGGACCGATGA
- a CDS encoding YidH family protein, producing MSQEEAHDRRRPRRVYAVGAEPDARFSLANERTYLAWIRTSLAFMAAGVALDVFEVGGDTTPARIASVLLIGCSVVLPLHAWWAWGAVESSLRRNRPLPSPRVGAPLAVLLAVAAALVVWSVFS from the coding sequence ATGTCCCAGGAGGAGGCGCACGATCGTCGGCGCCCGCGCCGGGTCTACGCCGTCGGTGCCGAACCGGACGCACGGTTCAGCCTGGCGAACGAGCGGACGTACCTCGCGTGGATTCGAACATCGTTGGCGTTCATGGCAGCCGGAGTCGCGCTCGACGTGTTCGAGGTCGGAGGGGACACGACGCCCGCACGCATCGCATCGGTGCTGCTGATCGGATGCTCCGTCGTTCTGCCGCTGCACGCGTGGTGGGCCTGGGGCGCAGTCGAATCGAGCCTGCGCCGTAATCGGCCGCTTCCGTCCCCTCGTGTCGGAGCACCCCTGGCCGTCCTGCTGGCGGTGGCCGCAGCGCTGGTCGTCTGGTCGGTCTTCTCGTGA
- a CDS encoding DUF202 domain-containing protein — translation MTGPPEDRPAGALGDGGLQVERTALAWRRTECSVAVCALVGLRLATHQGDVPTAVAAGVVLTGAVAALVVDIVRRRKRRRADAGPDAPRGIPARAHVLAVLTASLGVLALIVARTVTFGPGH, via the coding sequence GTGACGGGACCACCCGAGGACAGGCCAGCGGGCGCACTCGGGGACGGTGGTCTCCAGGTCGAACGGACGGCGCTCGCCTGGCGGCGCACCGAGTGCTCGGTGGCGGTGTGCGCCCTGGTGGGTCTGCGCCTGGCCACCCACCAGGGTGACGTACCGACGGCTGTAGCCGCCGGCGTCGTACTGACCGGCGCCGTCGCTGCGCTCGTCGTCGACATCGTTCGGCGACGGAAGCGCAGGCGCGCGGACGCCGGCCCGGACGCGCCGCGAGGAATCCCGGCGCGCGCTCACGTACTGGCAGTCCTCACTGCGAGTCTCGGCGTCCTGGCACTGATCGTGGCCCGCACCGTGACGTTCGGCCCCGGGCACTGA
- a CDS encoding ABC transporter substrate-binding protein: MSALGRSIRTTTIAVVGVVALTMTACGSSGGGGTSPVEGSWDDVVAAAKSEGSVMLYSSQNTTILDSVKKAWSQTYPEITLDFVRGTDADLNPRVETENKTGKGTADVHVVTDTAWIASAAESGAYSQSLKGDAFDDPDYGRDRSVKNDRFFLDVAATFGMGWNSGTVPTGLTDPRDVLRPEYRGKVGVVNPVGIASYVDLYRFYRENFGDDFVDQLAEQQPRIYPSSLGVAQALTSGEVVVSPMVQPLVQEVASGAPVNWALPTPSWGTPFYGHVTSVAPHPNAAQVLADFLVSPEGQRAQAIGVATALPGIDGATADAHDIAGPDPTQLTPEFIERESREWEQKFQG; encoded by the coding sequence ATGAGTGCTCTCGGTAGATCGATCCGGACGACCACGATCGCTGTGGTCGGGGTGGTGGCGCTGACGATGACGGCGTGCGGCAGCAGCGGTGGAGGGGGTACCTCTCCGGTGGAGGGGAGCTGGGACGACGTCGTCGCCGCGGCGAAGTCCGAGGGGTCGGTGATGTTGTACTCGAGCCAGAACACCACGATCCTCGACAGCGTGAAGAAGGCCTGGAGTCAGACGTACCCCGAGATCACTCTCGATTTCGTTCGCGGAACGGACGCGGATCTGAATCCTCGTGTCGAGACCGAGAACAAGACCGGCAAGGGCACTGCGGACGTACACGTGGTCACGGACACGGCATGGATCGCGTCGGCGGCGGAGTCCGGCGCGTACTCCCAGTCTCTGAAGGGCGACGCGTTCGACGATCCGGACTACGGACGGGACCGCAGCGTCAAGAACGACAGGTTCTTCCTCGACGTCGCCGCCACCTTCGGCATGGGGTGGAACTCGGGTACCGTGCCGACCGGACTCACGGATCCGCGCGATGTCCTGCGCCCCGAGTACCGAGGCAAGGTGGGCGTGGTCAACCCCGTCGGCATCGCGTCCTACGTGGATCTCTACCGCTTCTACCGCGAGAACTTCGGCGACGATTTCGTGGATCAACTCGCCGAGCAGCAGCCTCGTATCTACCCGAGCTCGCTGGGGGTCGCGCAGGCACTCACCTCCGGTGAGGTCGTCGTCTCCCCCATGGTCCAGCCTCTCGTGCAGGAGGTCGCGTCCGGAGCTCCGGTGAACTGGGCGCTCCCGACGCCGTCGTGGGGAACACCGTTCTACGGTCACGTCACGTCGGTCGCGCCTCATCCCAACGCTGCGCAGGTTCTGGCCGACTTCCTGGTCAGCCCCGAAGGTCAACGAGCGCAGGCGATCGGGGTCGCGACTGCGCTGCCCGGTATCGACGGCGCGACCGCCGACGCCCATGACATCGCCGGGCCCGATCCGACACAACTCACTCCCGAGTTCATCGAGCGGGAATCACGTGAGTGGGAGCAGAAGTTCCAGGGCTGA
- a CDS encoding DUF1254 domain-containing protein — protein MTRGREAATVSGPTPYDPARTDQYQESTSDDVRPVAADEALTLASVLAQQAVLYGVPAVYQYANMCAQCAPDADGAPWSVNTLVHERSTAGSDFRQFRVPNVDTVYSNAWLDLTDGPVTIELPDFGGRYYTLEFLDAHSNVSNVSARTHPDGPRRIMVIAPGQDGPDTARSSDVVSFPVSTPLMWLLMRIQVHGAPDDIDTVRTLQDSVVLTGPPPRSRSWPVLLREEVESSAAAFLTALDAVVAVNGVPVQDVSHVHQFRQLNVGPGTPEVGDLDEVVSRGADLGFTRAMSLLDTSRSRLGRRTASGWTRVLDKGAHGHNFVARAVMNFVGLGANVVEENCSYNTYVDSDGTALTGLGGRTYEITFSEPPPAEAFWSVTLYEADTGWLYDAPGDVFSVGSTTSPDGVVSTPSRIVVGYARPDDLDSRESWLPAPPRPFFLVLRMYRPHEDAVTERWSPPPVDPSRVPSPTGP, from the coding sequence ATGACTCGAGGACGAGAAGCGGCCACCGTGAGTGGCCCGACGCCGTACGACCCTGCTCGAACCGACCAGTACCAGGAATCGACGTCCGACGACGTCCGACCCGTGGCCGCCGACGAGGCGCTCACACTCGCGTCCGTGCTCGCGCAGCAGGCAGTGCTGTACGGCGTGCCCGCCGTCTACCAGTACGCGAATATGTGTGCACAGTGCGCTCCGGATGCCGACGGTGCACCGTGGTCCGTCAACACCTTGGTCCACGAGAGAAGCACGGCCGGTTCGGATTTCCGCCAGTTCCGGGTTCCGAACGTCGACACGGTCTACTCCAATGCCTGGCTGGATCTGACCGACGGACCGGTGACCATCGAGCTACCCGACTTCGGTGGCAGGTACTACACCCTCGAATTCCTGGACGCCCACAGCAACGTGAGCAACGTCAGCGCGCGGACGCATCCGGACGGTCCACGCAGGATCATGGTGATCGCGCCGGGCCAGGACGGCCCCGACACCGCGCGGTCGTCCGACGTCGTGTCCTTTCCCGTGTCCACGCCGCTGATGTGGCTGCTCATGCGCATCCAGGTTCACGGCGCTCCCGACGACATCGACACGGTCAGGACACTGCAGGACTCGGTCGTCCTCACCGGTCCACCTCCCCGCTCCCGTTCGTGGCCCGTTCTGCTCCGGGAGGAGGTGGAGTCGTCCGCCGCCGCGTTCCTGACGGCCCTCGATGCCGTGGTGGCCGTCAACGGTGTTCCGGTGCAGGATGTGTCGCACGTTCACCAGTTCCGTCAGCTGAACGTCGGTCCCGGTACGCCGGAGGTCGGCGATCTCGACGAGGTGGTGTCACGAGGCGCCGATCTCGGCTTCACACGCGCCATGTCCCTGCTCGACACGTCCCGATCCCGCCTCGGGCGGCGCACGGCGTCCGGGTGGACGCGGGTACTCGACAAGGGCGCACACGGACACAACTTCGTGGCACGCGCCGTCATGAACTTCGTGGGACTCGGAGCCAACGTCGTCGAGGAGAACTGCTCGTACAACACGTACGTCGACTCGGACGGAACCGCACTGACGGGCCTCGGAGGCCGCACCTACGAGATCACTTTCTCCGAACCCCCACCCGCAGAAGCGTTCTGGAGCGTCACCTTGTACGAGGCCGATACCGGCTGGCTGTACGACGCACCCGGCGACGTGTTCTCCGTCGGATCGACCACCTCGCCGGACGGTGTGGTGTCCACTCCCTCTCGAATCGTGGTCGGGTACGCGAGACCCGATGACCTCGATAGTCGGGAATCCTGGCTTCCCGCCCCACCACGTCCGTTCTTCCTGGTACTACGCATGTATCGACCTCACGAAGACGCGGTGACCGAACGTTGGTCACCGCCGCCTGTCGATCCGTCGAGGGTTCCGTCACCTACGGGCCCGTGA
- a CDS encoding acyl-CoA dehydrogenase family protein, with amino-acid sequence MAIDLTYDPVVREWIERTRTFTREHVLPIEDKFLGDVTAAGGDDLRRELQAAAKDAAVFAPHAPREYGGGGLSMSDRAPVFEEAGYSLFGPIATNIGAPDEGNVHLLAHVASPAQKEQFLAPLARGDVRSAFAMTEPAPGAGSDPSALTTTATRTDGGWRIDGHKWFITGADGAGFFIVMARTSGTPGDRGGATMFLVPADTAGITVGRHISTLDRAMIGGHCEVTFDRVVVPEDNVLGAVDEGFTYAQVRLGPARMTHVMRWLGAARRGHDVAVAHVAHREGFGSRLGDLGMVQKMIADNEIDIAATRALLVTACHALDLGDPASNETSIAKTFAAEAIFRIVDRGVQMCGGLGVSDDLPLARLSREVRPFRVYDGPSEVHRWAIAKRAVGAARRAAKAQP; translated from the coding sequence ATGGCGATCGATCTGACCTACGACCCCGTCGTCCGCGAGTGGATCGAGCGCACCCGCACGTTCACCCGCGAGCACGTCCTGCCCATCGAGGACAAATTCCTCGGTGACGTCACCGCCGCCGGCGGCGACGACCTGCGCCGAGAGTTGCAGGCAGCGGCGAAGGACGCGGCGGTGTTCGCCCCCCACGCTCCCCGCGAGTACGGCGGCGGTGGACTGTCCATGAGCGACCGCGCCCCCGTGTTCGAGGAAGCGGGCTACTCCCTCTTCGGACCGATCGCGACGAACATCGGCGCCCCCGACGAGGGCAACGTCCACCTCCTCGCCCACGTCGCCTCCCCCGCCCAGAAGGAACAGTTCCTCGCCCCCCTCGCCCGCGGCGACGTGCGGTCCGCGTTCGCGATGACCGAACCCGCCCCCGGCGCCGGATCGGACCCCTCCGCCCTCACCACCACCGCCACCCGCACCGACGGCGGCTGGCGCATCGACGGCCACAAATGGTTCATCACCGGCGCCGACGGCGCCGGATTCTTCATCGTCATGGCCCGCACCTCCGGCACCCCCGGCGACCGCGGCGGCGCCACGATGTTCCTCGTCCCCGCCGACACCGCCGGCATCACCGTCGGCCGCCACATCAGCACCCTCGACCGCGCCATGATCGGCGGGCACTGCGAAGTCACCTTCGACCGCGTCGTCGTGCCCGAGGACAACGTCCTCGGCGCCGTCGACGAAGGATTCACCTACGCCCAGGTCCGCCTCGGACCCGCCCGCATGACCCACGTCATGCGCTGGCTCGGCGCCGCCCGACGCGGACACGACGTCGCCGTCGCCCACGTCGCCCACCGCGAAGGGTTCGGCAGCCGCCTCGGCGACCTCGGCATGGTGCAGAAGATGATCGCCGACAACGAGATCGACATCGCCGCCACCCGCGCCCTGCTCGTCACCGCCTGCCACGCACTCGACCTCGGCGACCCCGCGAGCAACGAGACCTCCATCGCCAAGACCTTCGCCGCCGAAGCCATCTTCCGCATCGTCGACCGCGGCGTGCAGATGTGCGGCGGACTCGGTGTCTCCGACGACCTGCCCCTCGCCCGACTCTCCCGCGAGGTCCGCCCCTTCCGCGTCTACGACGGCCCCTCCGAAGTGCACCGGTGGGCCATCGCCAAACGCGCCGTCGGCGCCGCCCGCCGCGCCGCGAAGGCGCAGCCGTGA